The Carassius carassius chromosome 9, fCarCar2.1, whole genome shotgun sequence genome includes a region encoding these proteins:
- the pde6hb gene encoding retinal cone rhodopsin-sensitive cGMP 3',5'-cyclic phosphodiesterase subunit gamma, giving the protein MNAAPPAGSALATPASTAGPTTPKKGPPKFKQRQTRTFKSKAPKPGQKGFGDDIPGMEGLGTDITVVCPWEAFGDMELSDLAKYGII; this is encoded by the exons ATGAACGCTGCTCCTCCTGCAGGAAGTGCTCTGGCGACGCCCGCCAGCACCGCCGGACCCACCACACCCAAGAAAGGGCCGCCCAAATTCAAGCAGAGACAGACGCGCACCTTCAAGAGCAAGGCCCCCAAACCTGGCCAGAAagg ATTCGGCGATGATATTCCTGGTATGGAGGGTCTCGGCACAG ATATCACTGTGGTGTGCCCATGGGAGGCATTCGGAGACATGGAGCTCAGCGATCTGGCCAAATACGGCATTATCTAA
- the LOC132149796 gene encoding G-protein coupled receptor family C group 5 member B, giving the protein MELLVRVQRANGSRPAGCGVALALEYWPLCDTWGIVVQAVAGVGLVICVVLMLALLLWSACASRRRTSVLAALLLFLLATAGIFALPYSFLIALSPQTCPVRVFAFGVLFSVAFGALLARGLSLLGVALARGWREVGVTAALALVQVIIATEWLLVVLVQDKRTCQFSQPEFAMLQIYVMVLLATALMTALRFLWYTCVTYSYRDSGQMHRQNKVQAALLVLTLLLSVCVWLVWITLLTYGNRAMGRSPLWDDPVISVALAANGWVLLLGHGFTQVRFMCKHNARTKDPPLDFTGWTSPRTSPAAPPDLNTGTDNEGFQTDTDTDPDARRGNLRSDEHTSHSCFFVLNVSLI; this is encoded by the coding sequence ATGGAGCTTCTGGTGCGGGTCCAGCGGGCGAACGGCTCCCGGCCTGCAGGCTGCGGCGTGGCTCTGGCTCTAGAGTACTGGCCGCTGTGTGACACGTGGGGGATCGTGGTCCAGGCCGTGGCTGGAGTGGGTTTGGTCATCTGTGTGGTGCTGATGCTGGCTCTGCTGCTGTGGTCAGCGTGTGCGTCCCGCCGGAGGACCAGTGTGCTGGCAGCGCTGCTGCTCTTCCTGTTGGCCACGGCGGGTATATTCGCCCTTCCCTACTCCTTCCTCATTGCTCTGTCTCCGCAGACGTGTCCGGTGCGGGTGTTTGCGTTCGGCGTGTTGTTCAGCGTGGCATTCGGTGCTTTGCTTGCACGCGGTCTGTCTCTGCTGGGGGTGGCCCTGGCCCGCGGCTGGAGGGAGGTGGGTGTGACTGCGGCGCTGGCGCTGGTGCAGGTGATCATAGCCACCGAGTGGCTGCTGGTGGTGCTGGTGCAGGACAAGAGGACCTGCCAGTTTTCACAGCCAGAGTTTGCCATGCTGCAGATTTACGTGATGGTCCTATTAGCCACGGCGCTGATGACGGCGCTGCGTTTCCTCTGGTACACCTGTGTCACCTACAGCTACAGGGACAGCGGACAGATGCATCGGCAGAACAAAGTGCAGGCGGCTCTGCTGGTCCTGACGCTGCTGCTGAGTGTCTGCGTCTGGCTCGTCTGGATCACGCTCCTCACATACGGGAACCGTGCCATGGGCCGCAGCCCGCTCTGGGACGACCCCGTGATCAGCGTGGCTCTGGCCGCTAACGGCTGGGTGCTGCTACTGGGACATGGTTTCACTCAGGTCCGCTTCATGTGCAAGCACAACGCTCGTACCAAAGACCCACCGCTGGACTTCACGGGCTGGACGAGCCCCAGAACATCACCAGCGGCTCCACCGGACCTGAACACCGGCACCGACAACGAGGGCTTCCAGACGGACACGGACACGGACCCGGACGCGCGGAGAGGTAACCTCAGATCAGATGAACATACTTCTCATTCTTGCTTTTTTGTACTGAATGTGTCTTTAATATGA